The nucleotide window TATGATCTAGAGAATTTCTCAACAATTTTTTCTTTGAAAAATTTCTCAGTATATATATTAAAAGACAATTTTCTTCCTTCTAAAATTTTTTCAAATCCAGAAATTGCCCAGTTGTGATGTTCCCAACGAGAGGCAGTTACGTTCATAATTAATTCTTCTGTTGGAGCATTTAAATGATCTTTAATCACACTTTGCATTGCTAAATTAAAATCAACTTGATTCATTGTTACGGATTCAATTTTTTATATCAGGTTTAAAATTTCTGCTATTTATTTAAAAATTAATTTAACTCTAACAGCTATACAGTCAATACTCTATATTAAGTAACTTCGATAATTCTTTGTAGATATTTTCTTCAAAGTCATTTGGTTTTACAGTAATTGCTCGTGAAAATGTTCCTTTGTCAAAAGTAGTATTATATTCATTTTCCATAGCCTCAATAATTGTGGTATCCTGATAATCGGGGTTGATGATATGATTGTCCTTCAAGAATCGGTGTATTCTTATGAATGAAGATTTCTGATCTACCAGCAGGTTATGATTTTCATCGATGAATTTTTTGTCTTTTAAAAAAGCGAGGAAAATTTTTGAACTGTTATCACCAATTATAATATCTGATAAAGCAATTTCTCTATTTGTTTTGTGTTTTAGGGCGAAATATAAAAAAAGTGTAGTTTCGGCACCATTTAAAAAATTGCCCTGCAATTTCATCAGATTACTTGAACTTAACAGGCTGTTTGATTCTTTTTTATATTGATTAAAACAGTATTGGATCTTTTCTTCAAAATTGTGATTTCTTGATTGATCAATATCTTTGAAATGAAAACTGAAGAAATTATCTAACTTTTCATATCTAATCAAAAATTCATTTCTCAACTTTTCATCGAGAACGATTTTAGAGGACTTTTGTTGGGCTTTTTCAATTTTACTTCGCAAACGTTCGTGAATTTTTGGCCTTCTAACCCAGAAATAAATCATCATTGGATAGCTTACAAATTCTTCCCAAAAATTCCAACGTCCGTAAAGCTTTTTCTGATCCATAATCTAAATTATTGATTATTTAAAAACTTCATTCATATAGTTGATCTTATCATCTTCACTTGGTCTGTAGTAGGCATTAAAGACTTCTAAACTGGTGTGACCAGTGTAGCTCATAATTACTTTATCCGGAACTCGTTTGTTCTTCATTATAGTGATGAAACTTCTCCTTGCTGTATGTGAGGAAATTCTTGTCCAAAACTCAGCTTTTTGGTCTACCAACTCATCACCATACTTCATAGTCTTCTTTATTTCATCAGTAAATTCCAGCTTTTTAAAAACCTCTTTAATATATTCATTCATCTTTTGATTTGTAATACTTGGAAGATTATAATCATACTTTTCAAGTATTGATTTAGAAATACTGTTTAAAGGAATTGCTAAGTTTTTAGATTTACTTTTTAAATCAATAACCCGTATGAAATTACCATCAACATCACTTCTTGAGATCGTGCTGTAATTGCCAAACCTCATTCCTGTAGTGCATCCAAAAACAAAAAGGTCACGTACCCTTTCCAATCTTTTATTATCACTGAAGTCATAATTGTAAATGAGCTCAACTTGTTCATAATTTAGAGCTATTTCATCAGTTGTGAATTTCGCAGGTTTTTTAAAAGTAATAAAATTGTTATTGTATGTATATTTTTTATTGAGAGCCCAAAGAAGAAAAGTTTTGAGTAGACCAACATTTCTATGTAATGTATTTGCAGAATGCTTTTTTTCTTCAATACAATACTTTAAAAACTTATTATAAAGTTTATCATCAAATTTACCTAAACTGATTTTAACTCTACAAGTACTTTCAAAATCTTCGAGTAAATTCTTATTGCATTTATAACGCTTCAAAGTAGAGTTTGAAATTGAATTTCCAGTATAGTCGTTTTCTTTCTCATCTAAAAACTCCTGATAAATTCTAAAGAAATCACTTTTAACAGTAATTTTTTTGAACTTTTCATCAAATCTTTGTTTAAGAATATCGACGGTAAGTTCTTCATTTATATTCTTATATCGATTAACAATCTCGGTAAAGAAACTGCTGTATCGATCTAATTGCATTTTTACACTTCGATGAATCTCTGCTCTTTTAGTTCTTCCGTTTAGATCATTTGGTTGCCTACCTTCAAAATCCCATTCGCTTGGCTTTATTTTCTCACCCGTAGAATAGATAAAATTCTTATTTTCATTGTTGAAAAAAGAACGGAAATAAATCAAAGATTCCTTTGTACCATTGGGTTGCTTAAGTTTAAAAGTGTAGTTCATCAGGTGCCAGTTTAGGTGCTACTTCTTCTATATTTAGACATAAAAACTAAGTATATTAGTTTATACAAATATAGCTAAAATACTGATAAATAGACATATTACATATTTTGAAATATGTTAAAATATAGTAGGTTCGAAAACCTCCAACTCCACAAAACCATCGATTTCTCGATGGTTTTTTTATTACATTCTAATATTTAGAATATTCTATGCATTATATACTATATATAAGTATGTTTCAAAAAGTAAAAAACCTATTTAGCTAAATAAATAGTTAATTGTAAGATGATATTCTGAAAACTGAGTCCATAAGATGGAAATTAAAAGCATATCATTCCGGGACTCTTCCAGTCTTTCTAAATAATGATTTTACATTCATCTTCTGATAATAAATATAACCTACTGAAAACTAAAACACTAAAACTCCACAACCCAAAATAAAACCTTCTGGTCCACAAAAAAGACTAAAAAAATGTTTTATCGTAAAGAATTTTATATATTTGCACCATCTAACAATTAAAAAAATAATTTACTATGTCAGACATTGCATCAAGAGTAAAAGCTATCATCGCTGATAAGCTTGACGTTGAAGAAACAGAAGTAACTCCTGAAGCTAGCTTCACTAACGATTTAGGAGCTGATTCACTAGATACAGTTGAGTTAATCATGGAATTTGAAAAAGAATTTAACATTCAG belongs to Chryseobacterium gleum and includes:
- a CDS encoding tyrosine-type recombinase/integrase is translated as MNYTFKLKQPNGTKESLIYFRSFFNNENKNFIYSTGEKIKPSEWDFEGRQPNDLNGRTKRAEIHRSVKMQLDRYSSFFTEIVNRYKNINEELTVDILKQRFDEKFKKITVKSDFFRIYQEFLDEKENDYTGNSISNSTLKRYKCNKNLLEDFESTCRVKISLGKFDDKLYNKFLKYCIEEKKHSANTLHRNVGLLKTFLLWALNKKYTYNNNFITFKKPAKFTTDEIALNYEQVELIYNYDFSDNKRLERVRDLFVFGCTTGMRFGNYSTISRSDVDGNFIRVIDLKSKSKNLAIPLNSISKSILEKYDYNLPSITNQKMNEYIKEVFKKLEFTDEIKKTMKYGDELVDQKAEFWTRISSHTARRSFITIMKNKRVPDKVIMSYTGHTSLEVFNAYYRPSEDDKINYMNEVFK
- a CDS encoding acyl carrier protein, with amino-acid sequence MSDIASRVKAIIADKLDVEETEVTPEASFTNDLGADSLDTVELIMEFEKEFNIQIPDDQAEKITTVGHAIAYIEEVVNK